The Mycobacterium sp. 3519A genome contains a region encoding:
- the fdh gene encoding formate dehydrogenase produces the protein MDLKGLFESWPVYRQLTGDDRLGRGKAAQSTRSLTLTPRTAEADRVAHSVCPFCAVGCAQKVYVKDEKVVQIEGNPDSPISRGRLCPKGSASKQLVTGPQRLTKVRYRPPYATEWQEIDLDRAMDMVADRVLDAREKGWQQFDKDRNTLRRTMGIASLGGATLDNEENYLIKKLFTALGALQIENQARIUHSATVPGLGASFGRGGATDYQQDLANSDFIVIMGSNMAEAHPVGFQWVMEAKARGARVVHIDPRFTRTSAVADRHVPLRAGSDVAFLGGVINYILSNELDFREYVTAYTNASFLVDEGFSDTEDLEGLFSGYDGETAAYDPSTWQYERTDAEYGGSGAKEHAAPDQHGSGGAPIEGAAQRIPSDETLQHPRCVYQILKRHYARYTPEMVERVCGVPAEEFLAIAKAWAENSGRERTAALVYSVGWTQHSLGAQFIRAGAIIQLLLGNIGRPGGGVFALRGHASIQGSTDVPTLFNLLPGYLAMPHAGQETLSDYLDDIMSTNQKGFWRNADTYMVSLLKEYWGEQATAENDYCFDYLPRINGDHGTYRTVMDMVDGKVFGYFLLGQNPAVGSAHGRLQRLGMANLDWLVVRDLVEIESATFWKDGPEVETGEMSPETCRTEVFLFPAASHVEKAGTFTQTQRKLQWREKAVEPPGDARSELWFFYHLGRILREKLADSTDERDRPLLDLSWDYQLEGDEPSGEDVLRRISGVDLTTGRAVDDYMSLKADGSTMCGCWIYSGVYKDEVNQSARRKPNDDAEWGWVWPMNRRVLYNRASADPQGRPWSERKKLIWWDPEKGEWVGDDVPDFEKTKPPDYRPDDDAIGVAALRGDDAFIMQADGKAWLFAPGGVLDGPLPTHYEPHESPVRNALYKQQGNPARKVYGRADNPSNPSPPEPHGEVFPYVFTAARLTEHHTAGGMSRQLPYLSELQPALFVEVSPELAAERGLSHMDWAHVITSRTAVDARVFVTDRMRPLRIEDHVVHQIWMPYHWGNVGLIDGDVVNDLLGVVVDPNVFIQESKVATCDIQPGRRPRGPALLQYVAMYRERAGITIATGTDLDTTGLSTEHTEENP, from the coding sequence ATGGACCTCAAGGGTTTGTTCGAGTCGTGGCCGGTGTATCGGCAGCTCACCGGCGACGACCGGCTGGGCCGCGGCAAAGCCGCGCAATCCACGCGCTCCTTGACGTTGACGCCGCGCACTGCCGAGGCCGACCGCGTCGCGCATTCGGTCTGCCCGTTCTGCGCGGTCGGCTGCGCGCAGAAGGTGTACGTCAAGGACGAGAAGGTCGTCCAGATCGAGGGCAACCCTGACAGCCCGATCTCGCGAGGCCGCTTGTGTCCCAAGGGTTCTGCCAGCAAGCAGCTCGTCACCGGCCCGCAGCGGCTGACCAAGGTGCGCTACCGCCCGCCGTATGCCACCGAATGGCAGGAGATCGACCTCGACCGGGCGATGGACATGGTCGCCGACCGGGTGCTCGACGCCCGCGAAAAGGGCTGGCAGCAGTTCGACAAGGACCGCAACACGCTGCGCCGCACCATGGGCATCGCCAGCCTCGGCGGCGCGACGCTGGACAACGAAGAGAACTATCTGATCAAGAAGCTCTTCACCGCGCTGGGCGCGCTACAGATCGAGAACCAAGCCCGTATTTGACACAGCGCCACGGTTCCCGGTCTGGGAGCCTCCTTCGGTCGCGGCGGGGCGACGGATTATCAGCAGGACCTCGCCAACTCCGACTTCATCGTCATCATGGGCTCGAACATGGCCGAGGCCCATCCGGTCGGGTTCCAGTGGGTGATGGAGGCCAAGGCGCGCGGTGCGCGGGTGGTGCACATCGACCCGCGGTTCACGCGCACCAGCGCGGTCGCCGACCGCCATGTGCCGCTGCGTGCGGGCAGCGACGTCGCGTTCCTGGGCGGGGTGATCAACTACATCCTGTCCAACGAACTGGATTTCCGGGAGTACGTGACCGCGTACACGAATGCGTCGTTCCTCGTCGACGAGGGGTTCAGCGACACCGAGGATCTCGAGGGGTTGTTCTCCGGCTACGACGGCGAGACGGCCGCCTACGACCCGTCGACCTGGCAGTACGAACGGACCGACGCGGAGTACGGCGGTTCGGGTGCCAAGGAGCACGCCGCCCCGGATCAACACGGTTCCGGCGGGGCCCCGATAGAGGGTGCGGCGCAACGGATTCCGTCAGATGAGACGCTGCAGCACCCGCGTTGTGTCTATCAGATCCTCAAGCGGCACTACGCCAGGTACACACCGGAGATGGTCGAGCGGGTGTGTGGTGTGCCCGCCGAGGAGTTCCTGGCGATCGCGAAGGCGTGGGCGGAGAACTCGGGCCGGGAACGGACCGCGGCGCTTGTCTACAGCGTCGGCTGGACGCAGCATTCGCTTGGCGCGCAGTTCATCCGCGCCGGTGCGATCATCCAGTTGCTGCTCGGCAACATCGGCAGGCCGGGCGGCGGGGTGTTCGCGTTGCGCGGCCACGCCAGCATCCAGGGTTCCACCGACGTGCCGACGCTGTTCAACCTGTTGCCCGGCTACCTGGCGATGCCGCACGCGGGGCAGGAGACGCTGTCGGACTACCTCGACGACATCATGAGCACGAACCAGAAAGGCTTCTGGCGAAACGCGGATACCTACATGGTCTCACTGCTCAAGGAGTACTGGGGCGAGCAAGCGACCGCCGAGAACGACTACTGCTTCGACTACCTGCCGCGGATCAACGGCGACCACGGGACGTATCGGACCGTGATGGACATGGTCGACGGCAAGGTGTTCGGCTACTTCCTGCTCGGCCAGAACCCCGCCGTCGGGTCGGCGCACGGCCGGCTGCAAAGGTTGGGCATGGCCAACCTGGACTGGCTGGTCGTGCGCGACCTCGTCGAGATCGAGAGCGCGACGTTCTGGAAGGACGGTCCGGAGGTCGAGACCGGCGAGATGTCGCCGGAGACCTGCCGCACCGAGGTGTTCCTGTTCCCCGCGGCGTCGCACGTCGAGAAGGCGGGCACGTTCACCCAGACGCAGCGCAAGCTGCAGTGGCGGGAGAAGGCCGTCGAACCGCCCGGCGACGCCCGCTCGGAGTTGTGGTTCTTCTATCACCTCGGCCGCATCCTGCGGGAGAAGCTGGCCGACTCGACCGACGAGCGGGACCGCCCGTTGCTCGACCTCTCCTGGGACTACCAGTTGGAGGGCGACGAACCGTCGGGTGAAGACGTGCTGCGGCGCATCAGCGGTGTCGACCTGACGACAGGGCGGGCTGTCGACGACTACATGTCGTTGAAGGCCGACGGCTCCACGATGTGCGGATGCTGGATCTACAGCGGGGTGTACAAGGACGAGGTCAACCAGTCGGCGCGGCGCAAACCGAACGACGACGCCGAGTGGGGCTGGGTCTGGCCGATGAACCGGCGCGTGCTCTACAACCGCGCGTCGGCCGATCCGCAGGGCAGGCCGTGGAGCGAGCGCAAGAAGCTGATCTGGTGGGACCCCGAAAAGGGTGAGTGGGTCGGCGACGACGTCCCCGACTTCGAGAAGACCAAACCGCCGGACTACCGGCCCGACGACGACGCAATCGGGGTGGCGGCGTTGCGCGGCGACGACGCGTTCATCATGCAGGCCGACGGCAAGGCGTGGTTGTTCGCGCCGGGCGGCGTGCTCGACGGCCCGCTGCCCACGCACTACGAACCGCACGAATCACCGGTGCGCAACGCGCTTTACAAGCAGCAGGGCAACCCGGCGCGCAAGGTGTACGGGCGCGCGGACAACCCGTCCAACCCGTCACCCCCGGAACCGCACGGCGAGGTGTTCCCGTACGTGTTCACCGCCGCGCGGCTGACCGAGCACCACACCGCGGGCGGGATGAGCAGGCAGCTACCGTACCTGTCCGAGCTGCAGCCCGCGTTGTTCGTCGAGGTGTCACCGGAGTTGGCCGCTGAACGGGGCCTGTCGCACATGGACTGGGCGCACGTGATCACCAGCCGCACCGCGGTGGACGCGCGCGTGTTCGTGACCGACCGGATGCGGCCGTTGCGCATCGAAGACCATGTCGTACACCAGATTTGGATGCCGTACCACTGGGGCAACGTCGGGCTGATCGACGGCGACGTGGTCAACGATCTGCTGGGCGTCGTGGTCGACCCCAACGTGTTCATCCAGGAGAGCAAGGTCGCCACGTGTGACATCCAGCCGGGACGGCGGCCGCGTGGGCCCGCGCTGCTGCAGTACGTCGCGATGTACCGGGAGCGGGCCGGGATCACGATCGCGACAGGCACGGATCTGGACACCACCGGGCTGTCCACCGAGCACACCGAGGAAAACCCATGA
- a CDS encoding GAF and ANTAR domain-containing protein, which produces MAGDVHHRLARLLGDLAVDMQAQSGTADTLRAIVDAAAHIVPGARWAGISTIHGRRVVAEVPTDPIVAKLDDLQSELGDGPCLTALREHHTVHIADMTTDGRWPQFAQQATELGVRSLLSFQLFVRSENLGALNLYAGEPDVFSDDSVDVGTILAQHAAVAMIGATAETNFQAALASRDVIGQAKGLLMHRDHLTGLQAFNLLAKASKETNIKLVDVARWLVEEHESAVTGD; this is translated from the coding sequence ATGGCCGGTGATGTTCACCACCGGCTGGCCCGCCTCCTCGGTGATCTAGCCGTCGACATGCAGGCGCAGAGTGGCACCGCGGACACGCTGCGCGCGATCGTAGACGCCGCCGCGCACATCGTGCCCGGCGCGCGGTGGGCGGGCATCTCGACGATTCACGGACGCCGGGTCGTCGCCGAGGTCCCGACCGACCCGATCGTCGCCAAACTGGACGACCTGCAGTCCGAACTCGGCGATGGACCGTGCCTGACGGCGCTGCGGGAGCACCACACCGTCCACATCGCCGACATGACGACGGACGGCAGGTGGCCTCAATTCGCGCAGCAAGCAACGGAGTTGGGCGTCCGCAGCCTGCTGTCGTTCCAACTATTCGTCCGCTCGGAGAACCTCGGCGCGCTGAATCTGTACGCAGGCGAGCCCGACGTCTTCTCCGACGATTCGGTGGATGTCGGCACGATCCTCGCCCAGCACGCGGCCGTCGCCATGATCGGTGCCACCGCGGAGACGAACTTCCAGGCCGCACTGGCCAGCCGCGACGTCATCGGACAGGCCAAGGGCCTGCTGATGCACCGCGACCACCTGACCGGCCTGCAAGCGTTCAACCTGCTGGCCAAGGCGTCCAAGGAAACCAACATCAAGCTCGTCGACGTGGCGCGCTGGCTCGTCGAGGAGCACGAGAGCGCAGTGACGGGCGACTGA
- the nrfD gene encoding NrfD/PsrC family molybdoenzyme membrane anchor subunit, with translation MKEQLAVPRAEFRSYYGRPILKPPVWNWMIAAYLFCGGWSAGSALLAAGADVTGRPGLRRGSRVGALLSIVASLYFLVADLGRPERFHHMLRVAKPSSPMSMGTWILSAYGPGAGLAGVAELMPGRMRRSRLGRLVWWLARPAGVWAAATGPGVASYTAVLLSQTAVPAWREAHPYLPFVFTGSAAASGGGWGMVVAPHGESGPARRMAVAGAGLEVAASRLMEKRLGLSAEAYTTGKAHRLRQWSEYLTVGGALGAAVSRHRAVTVASGLALLAGSALQRFGVFEAGVESTRDPKYVVVPQRERLAAGQPARGDRSAATK, from the coding sequence ATGAAGGAACAGCTGGCGGTGCCGCGGGCGGAGTTCCGCTCGTACTACGGGCGGCCGATTCTCAAACCGCCCGTGTGGAATTGGATGATCGCGGCGTACTTGTTCTGCGGCGGATGGTCGGCGGGTTCGGCGCTGCTGGCCGCCGGCGCCGACGTGACAGGCAGGCCGGGGCTGCGGCGCGGGTCGCGGGTGGGCGCGTTGCTCAGCATCGTGGCGAGCTTGTACTTCCTGGTGGCGGATCTGGGTCGTCCGGAGCGGTTCCATCACATGCTGCGGGTGGCGAAACCCAGTTCGCCGATGAGCATGGGCACGTGGATCTTGTCGGCGTACGGTCCTGGGGCGGGGTTGGCGGGTGTGGCCGAACTGATGCCGGGCCGGATGCGGCGCAGCCGGCTGGGCCGGTTGGTGTGGTGGCTGGCCAGGCCGGCCGGTGTGTGGGCGGCGGCGACGGGGCCGGGTGTGGCGTCGTATACGGCAGTGCTGTTGTCGCAGACCGCCGTTCCGGCGTGGCGCGAGGCGCATCCGTATCTGCCGTTCGTGTTCACCGGTTCGGCGGCGGCAAGCGGTGGGGGTTGGGGGATGGTGGTCGCGCCGCACGGTGAGTCCGGCCCGGCACGGCGGATGGCAGTCGCCGGCGCGGGTTTGGAGGTGGCGGCGTCACGGTTGATGGAGAAGCGGCTGGGGCTGTCGGCCGAGGCCTACACGACCGGAAAGGCACACCGATTGCGGCAGTGGTCGGAGTATCTGACCGTCGGAGGAGCGCTCGGTGCGGCGGTGAGCCGGCACCGCGCGGTGACGGTGGCGTCGGGCCTGGCGCTGTTGGCCGGCAGCGCATTACAGCGGTTCGGCGTCTTCGAAGCGGGCGTGGAATCGACACGCGACCCGAAGTATGTGGTGGTTCCGCAGCGGGAACGGCTCGCCGCCGGGCAGCCGGCACGTGGCGACCGTTCTGCCGCGACCAAGTGA
- a CDS encoding DUF4185 domain-containing protein: MSPRPRIAPVSVASAIVLCVGIGVAAPVSAEPCTDAAAAGQPQVEAPAQPLPTNGGPPRGHRPAYANTAAPLPKIGPITSAVMNLMGQRSARLQQQAAVAPPPPPPAAATEPAPPVAAQPVPEAAPAPPPAAAPSPPGTSLVGWVTGPESPNNTLSRFAISGTDLGIMWDNGSHQVLMAFGDTSGYCSVPGHQWRYNVLMRSQDGSLSNTVSVANSPLWARGISKQIINSTRWAPDETGIIPTAGISVGGNQYVNYMSIKSWDANGAWTTNYSAIAVSPDNGERWGVYPGSVRTPRPDAIPGARHVAGNENFQQGAFLKPGPGDPYIYSFGTPAGRGGSAYVARVAPSAIADVTKYEYWNSDQNAWVPGNPAAATPVVPGPVGEMSAQFNTYLRQYLIMYCNGMNDVVFRTAPAPQGPWGPEQMIVPSMQFPGGIYAPFLHPWSTGRELYFNLSEWTAYNVMLMKTVLP, translated from the coding sequence ATGTCGCCGCGTCCGCGAATTGCCCCGGTATCGGTGGCGTCCGCGATTGTGCTTTGTGTCGGGATCGGCGTCGCGGCGCCGGTGAGCGCCGAGCCGTGCACGGATGCGGCGGCGGCCGGCCAGCCTCAGGTCGAGGCGCCTGCCCAACCGCTGCCCACCAACGGCGGACCGCCACGAGGGCACCGACCCGCCTATGCGAACACCGCAGCGCCGCTGCCCAAGATCGGGCCCATCACGTCGGCGGTGATGAACCTGATGGGTCAGCGCTCCGCGCGCCTGCAGCAGCAAGCCGCTGTCGCCCCGCCGCCGCCTCCTCCGGCCGCGGCCACCGAACCGGCGCCACCCGTTGCGGCTCAACCGGTTCCGGAGGCTGCTCCGGCACCGCCGCCTGCGGCGGCACCTTCCCCGCCGGGGACGTCGCTCGTCGGCTGGGTGACCGGGCCGGAGAGCCCGAACAACACGCTGTCCCGGTTCGCCATCTCCGGAACCGACCTGGGCATCATGTGGGACAACGGATCTCACCAAGTGCTGATGGCGTTCGGCGACACCTCCGGCTATTGCAGCGTTCCCGGTCACCAGTGGCGCTACAACGTGCTGATGCGCAGCCAGGACGGCTCGCTGTCCAACACGGTCAGTGTGGCGAACTCGCCATTGTGGGCGCGGGGTATCTCGAAGCAGATCATCAACAGCACCAGATGGGCGCCCGACGAGACGGGCATCATTCCGACCGCAGGCATCTCCGTCGGCGGCAACCAGTACGTCAACTACATGTCCATCAAGAGTTGGGATGCCAACGGCGCGTGGACAACCAACTATTCGGCGATCGCGGTGTCACCGGACAACGGTGAGCGGTGGGGCGTCTACCCCGGGTCGGTCCGCACACCAAGGCCCGACGCGATTCCCGGCGCCCGGCACGTCGCGGGTAACGAGAATTTCCAGCAGGGGGCGTTCCTCAAGCCCGGTCCCGGCGATCCGTACATCTACTCGTTCGGCACGCCGGCGGGCCGCGGCGGATCGGCGTACGTCGCGCGTGTCGCGCCAAGCGCGATCGCGGACGTGACCAAGTACGAGTACTGGAACTCCGACCAGAACGCCTGGGTGCCAGGCAATCCGGCGGCGGCGACGCCGGTGGTTCCAGGTCCGGTTGGCGAGATGTCGGCCCAGTTCAACACCTACCTGAGGCAGTACCTGATCATGTACTGCAACGGCATGAACGACGTGGTGTTCAGGACCGCGCCTGCACCGCAGGGGCCGTGGGGTCCGGAGCAGATGATCGTGCCGTCGATGCAGTTCCCCGGCGGCATCTATGCACCGTTCCTGCATCCCTGGTCGACCGGCAGGGAGCTGTACTTCAACTTGTCGGAGTGGACGGCCTACAACGTCATGTTGATGAAAACTGTTCTGCCGTAG
- a CDS encoding gamma-glutamyltransferase family protein: MTPPFSWQLPYAWPRKPLMARNIVATSQPLAAQAGLRMMAGGGNAVDAIIATAITLTLVEPVSNGIGSDAFAIVWDGQQLHGLNASGRSPVAWTPEYFTEGAVPAMGWNSVTVPGAVSAWAELHAKFGRLPFARLFEPAIDYGRNGFLVSPTVAGQWAAQVQLYAGQPGFAEAFMPDGRAPRPGELFRLPEHAATLEKIAETNGEAFYRGELAEAMEAHSTANGGALRVADLAGHRADWVGTITGDYRGYTVHEIPPNGQGIVALIALGILQHFDIASLPVDSADSVHLQIEAVKLAFADALAYVSDGDHMAVTTQQLLDKEYLRQRAELIDRHRAKPVVAGQPRGGTVYLTAADANGMMVSMIQSNYMGFGSGVVVPGTGISLQNRGAGFVAEPGHPNQVGPAKRPYHTIIPGFVTKAGAPVMSFGVMGGTMQPQGHVQVMVRIADYGQNPQAACDGPRFRWIGGQQVSVEGGFPPATLDGLRERGHDLVTVDDYNQFGSCQAIWRLDDGYVAASDPRRDGQAVGF; encoded by the coding sequence ATGACTCCTCCGTTCTCGTGGCAGCTGCCGTACGCCTGGCCGCGCAAACCGCTGATGGCCCGCAACATCGTCGCGACCTCACAACCGTTGGCTGCGCAGGCCGGTCTGAGGATGATGGCCGGTGGCGGCAACGCGGTTGACGCGATCATTGCGACCGCGATCACACTGACCTTGGTAGAACCTGTGTCCAACGGCATCGGGTCGGATGCGTTCGCGATCGTCTGGGACGGACAGCAACTGCACGGGTTGAACGCGTCCGGCCGGTCACCGGTGGCGTGGACACCGGAGTACTTCACCGAGGGCGCCGTGCCCGCAATGGGCTGGAACTCGGTGACGGTGCCCGGGGCGGTGTCGGCGTGGGCGGAGCTCCATGCGAAGTTCGGCCGGCTGCCCTTCGCCCGGTTGTTCGAGCCCGCGATTGACTACGGCCGCAACGGTTTTCTGGTGTCGCCGACGGTCGCCGGGCAGTGGGCCGCGCAGGTGCAGCTGTACGCCGGACAGCCAGGGTTCGCCGAAGCGTTCATGCCCGACGGGCGGGCACCGCGACCCGGCGAGCTGTTCCGATTGCCCGAGCACGCCGCCACCCTGGAGAAGATCGCCGAGACGAATGGCGAAGCCTTCTACCGCGGTGAACTGGCCGAGGCGATGGAAGCACATTCGACGGCCAACGGCGGCGCGCTGCGCGTGGCCGACCTAGCGGGACACCGCGCCGACTGGGTCGGCACCATCACCGGCGACTACCGCGGTTACACGGTGCACGAGATTCCGCCCAACGGCCAGGGCATCGTCGCGTTGATCGCGCTCGGCATCCTGCAGCACTTCGACATCGCTTCGCTGCCCGTCGATTCGGCCGACAGCGTGCACCTGCAGATCGAGGCGGTGAAACTTGCCTTCGCCGACGCGCTCGCCTACGTGTCCGACGGCGACCACATGGCGGTCACCACACAGCAGTTGCTCGACAAAGAATACCTGAGGCAGCGGGCCGAGCTGATTGACCGACACCGCGCGAAACCCGTTGTGGCGGGCCAACCCCGGGGCGGAACGGTGTACCTCACCGCCGCGGATGCCAACGGGATGATGGTGTCGATGATCCAGTCCAACTACATGGGCTTCGGCTCCGGTGTGGTGGTGCCGGGCACCGGCATCTCGCTGCAGAACCGCGGCGCGGGTTTCGTCGCCGAGCCTGGGCACCCCAACCAGGTCGGGCCGGCAAAACGCCCGTACCACACCATCATTCCCGGCTTCGTGACGAAAGCCGGTGCGCCCGTGATGAGCTTCGGCGTGATGGGCGGCACCATGCAACCACAGGGCCATGTTCAGGTGATGGTCCGGATCGCCGACTACGGGCAGAACCCGCAGGCGGCCTGTGACGGTCCACGCTTCCGGTGGATCGGCGGACAGCAGGTCAGCGTCGAGGGCGGATTCCCGCCCGCCACGTTGGACGGACTACGCGAGCGCGGACACGACCTCGTCACCGTCGACGACTACAACCAGTTCGGAAGCTGCCAGGCGATCTGGCGACTCGACGACGGCTATGTCGCGGCCAGCGACCCGAGACGCGACGGGCAGGCGGTCGGTTTCTAG
- a CDS encoding DUF5994 family protein, protein MDHTVRDAVDGRRLRNPIRLTLTSTLGSGLDGAWWPHTSSIARELSDLTDALREPLGKVIDISVNWSPLQGVSNLDLINRRGVAATPGENGRHLRVITVTGSLAKADLLVVPAGTSTALGTMLLRQAADLPVLYEHQRTTAFQSAGIIVKAARARRLLTSPVSEG, encoded by the coding sequence GTGGATCACACGGTCAGGGACGCGGTTGACGGACGACGGCTGCGCAATCCGATCCGCTTGACGCTGACGTCCACGCTCGGCAGCGGTCTCGACGGAGCATGGTGGCCGCACACGTCCTCGATCGCGCGCGAGCTGTCCGACCTGACCGATGCGCTGCGCGAACCGCTGGGCAAGGTCATCGACATCAGTGTCAACTGGTCGCCGTTACAAGGTGTTTCGAATCTCGACCTGATCAACCGTCGCGGCGTCGCGGCCACGCCCGGTGAGAACGGCAGGCATCTGCGCGTCATCACCGTCACCGGCAGCCTGGCCAAGGCGGATCTCCTGGTCGTGCCGGCCGGTACCAGCACCGCTCTTGGCACCATGCTGCTGCGTCAGGCCGCCGACCTGCCCGTGTTGTACGAGCACCAGCGCACCACCGCGTTCCAGAGCGCCGGCATCATCGTGAAAGCTGCCCGCGCTCGACGTCTGCTGACCTCCCCCGTCAGCGAGGGGTGA
- a CDS encoding septum formation family protein — protein MSVRQRWPDEVSTDLVPVHAAEEAGDESRADIPLWMLKLLLIVVAIGVVVASVAVIVQMTDRSATNSPTAAAGGDCLTWPPGEPDRASRVDCSGEHLFEVVSSEAAADEQACAQAVERSLGTRYDPNGRFVVGAVSVSGQTMCGLQLPSNGVASVPFKGRVVDQDQSLIWPTGTCLGIRDGQTTDVAVECGLPHALEVTGTVDLSAHFGQSAPSTATQDTLLREVCGAATSAYLAPVPLTDTGLAVRSQPIDAAGWAAGSRKVACRIGAPKDGGGWATLVRSAKDGVVVDGRRGAALPAPAPEPPAPVEVSAPAEPAPVEPAPAVEAAAPVSETPAPSTVAEVPVRVNRETDESATAATPVPHLDGAEAPGPIPHMAGPTVPGPVPHMVDSVAPGPASGALPAEQTAESATP, from the coding sequence ATGTCTGTGAGGCAGCGCTGGCCCGACGAGGTGTCCACCGACCTGGTCCCGGTGCACGCGGCGGAGGAAGCTGGCGACGAGTCGCGTGCCGACATACCGCTGTGGATGCTGAAGTTGCTGCTCATCGTCGTGGCCATCGGCGTCGTGGTCGCGTCGGTCGCCGTGATCGTGCAGATGACCGACCGCTCGGCAACCAACTCCCCGACCGCCGCGGCGGGCGGGGACTGCCTGACGTGGCCGCCCGGCGAGCCGGATCGCGCATCGCGGGTCGACTGTTCCGGCGAGCACCTTTTCGAGGTCGTCAGTTCAGAGGCCGCGGCCGACGAGCAGGCTTGCGCGCAAGCGGTCGAGCGCAGCCTCGGGACACGCTACGACCCGAATGGCCGCTTCGTCGTCGGAGCGGTATCGGTGTCCGGCCAGACGATGTGCGGCCTGCAGTTGCCGAGCAACGGCGTCGCGTCGGTGCCATTCAAGGGCCGCGTCGTCGATCAGGACCAGTCGCTTATCTGGCCGACAGGCACCTGCCTAGGGATCCGCGACGGCCAGACGACCGACGTCGCGGTCGAGTGCGGTCTGCCGCACGCGCTGGAAGTCACTGGGACAGTGGACCTTTCCGCCCACTTCGGCCAATCGGCACCATCGACCGCTACTCAGGACACGCTGTTGCGTGAGGTGTGTGGCGCAGCGACGTCGGCCTACCTGGCGCCGGTGCCGCTGACCGACACTGGCCTGGCGGTGCGCTCTCAGCCGATCGATGCGGCCGGATGGGCGGCGGGCAGCCGCAAGGTGGCGTGCCGCATCGGGGCGCCGAAAGACGGCGGCGGGTGGGCGACGTTGGTGCGCAGTGCGAAGGACGGCGTCGTGGTCGACGGGCGACGCGGCGCGGCACTGCCCGCGCCGGCACCCGAACCGCCTGCGCCCGTGGAAGTCTCGGCTCCGGCCGAACCCGCGCCCGTCGAACCGGCCCCCGCCGTGGAGGCGGCCGCCCCGGTCAGCGAGACACCTGCGCCGTCGACCGTCGCCGAAGTGCCGGTCCGGGTGAACCGCGAAACCGACGAATCCGCCACTGCCGCAACGCCGGTACCGCATCTGGACGGTGCGGAGGCCCCGGGACCGATCCCGCACATGGCGGGACCCACCGTGCCGGGACCGGTGCCGCACATGGTCGACTCGGTGGCGCCGGGACCGGCGTCGGGTGCGCTACCGGCAGAACAGACCGCGGAGTCGGCCACCCCTTAG
- a CDS encoding 4Fe-4S dicluster domain-containing protein: MSDNSFYGPLADPAGNAGYSEHPERVGFFTDTSVCIGCKACEVACKEWNGVPDDGFDLLGMSFDNTGMLGANSWRHVAFIEQPSQVDLGMPGFERPGDVSGAETRTDFRWLMSSDVCKHCTHAGCLDVCPTGALFRTEFGTVVVQQDICNGCGYCVSGCPYGVIERREGDGRAWKCTLCYDRLHDGLEPACAKACPTDSIQFGPLDELRERAALRVEELHARGETSARLYGHDPNDGVGGDGAFFLLLDEPEVYGLPPDPVVPTRDAAAMWKYAGMAASALVGLAVSAFVGKR; the protein is encoded by the coding sequence ATGAGCGACAACAGCTTTTACGGACCGCTCGCTGACCCGGCTGGCAATGCGGGGTATTCCGAGCACCCGGAGCGGGTCGGGTTCTTCACCGACACGTCGGTGTGCATCGGGTGCAAGGCGTGCGAGGTGGCGTGCAAGGAATGGAACGGGGTGCCCGACGACGGGTTCGACCTGCTGGGTATGTCGTTCGACAACACCGGGATGCTCGGCGCGAACTCGTGGCGGCACGTAGCGTTCATCGAACAACCCTCGCAAGTTGACCTCGGCATGCCGGGCTTCGAGCGCCCAGGCGATGTGTCCGGCGCAGAAACGCGCACCGACTTCCGGTGGTTGATGAGCAGCGATGTGTGTAAGCACTGCACGCACGCGGGCTGCCTGGATGTGTGTCCGACGGGCGCGTTGTTCCGCACCGAGTTCGGCACAGTCGTTGTGCAGCAAGACATCTGCAACGGCTGCGGCTACTGCGTGTCGGGCTGCCCGTACGGGGTGATCGAACGGCGTGAAGGCGACGGCCGGGCGTGGAAGTGCACGCTGTGTTACGACCGGCTGCACGATGGTCTCGAGCCGGCGTGCGCGAAGGCGTGTCCGACGGACTCGATCCAGTTCGGGCCGCTGGATGAGTTGCGTGAGCGGGCGGCGCTGCGGGTGGAGGAATTGCATGCGCGCGGAGAGACTTCCGCGCGACTGTACGGACATGACCCCAACGACGGCGTCGGTGGCGACGGCGCGTTCTTCCTGCTGCTGGACGAACCGGAGGTGTACGGGTTGCCGCCGGACCCGGTAGTGCCGACGCGGGACGCCGCCGCGATGTGGAAATACGCGGGGATGGCGGCGTCGGCGTTGGTCGGGTTGGCGGTTTCGGCGTTTGTGGGGAAGCGATGA